In Flagellatimonas centrodinii, a single window of DNA contains:
- a CDS encoding AbrB/MazE/SpoVT family DNA-binding domain-containing protein, translating to MQYSTKIRKVGSSCGVILSKEVMTAMNVKEGDVLYLTEAPGGFKVGQYDDTFARQMAVAEEVMHEHRDVLKALASR from the coding sequence ATGCAATACAGCACCAAGATCCGCAAGGTGGGGTCGTCCTGCGGAGTGATTCTGAGCAAGGAAGTGATGACGGCGATGAACGTCAAGGAGGGCGATGTGTTGTATCTCACCGAAGCACCGGGTGGATTCAAGGTGGGTCAGTACGACGACACCTTTGCGCGGCAGATGGCCGTGGCCGAAGAGGTGATGCATGAACATCGTGACGTGCTGAAAGCGCTCGCCAGCCGCTAG
- a CDS encoding MFS transporter, which produces MSGHRLVWALGAAQLLAWASSYYLLATLARPMADHFGLAPVWLYGSFSAALVLAALIGPASGHLIDRFGGRRVLMLSNALFALALIVMAAAAHPLQLFLGWLLLGVAMPLGLYDAAFATLVRLRGAQARGGIVGITLIAGFASSVSWPLSAWGEVQFGWRWVCAGWAVLHLTLGLGIHAWAVPSLKRAFGVGQSDPVGSEATHRAPLSALILIAVAFTASGFVFAAMATHLPALLRASGAAPAVAVGAASLVGVAQVLARLAEAGVLRRWHPLVSAHVAAVLHPVGAAVLLVAGAPAAVLFAVFHGAGIGLMTIVKGTLPLALFGAQGFGRRGGWLEAPARVAQALAPIAFGLSLDRYGFAALWLSFGIAVVGVLAIGLAGFIAHSTSRADAANPP; this is translated from the coding sequence ATGAGCGGCCACCGCCTGGTGTGGGCGCTGGGGGCCGCGCAACTGCTGGCCTGGGCCTCCAGCTATTACCTGCTGGCGACTCTGGCGCGGCCAATGGCCGACCACTTCGGACTGGCGCCGGTGTGGCTGTACGGCAGCTTTTCGGCGGCGCTGGTGCTGGCGGCCCTGATCGGCCCGGCCTCGGGCCATCTCATCGATCGCTTCGGCGGCCGTCGGGTGCTGATGCTGTCGAACGCGCTGTTCGCGCTGGCGTTGATCGTCATGGCCGCCGCCGCACATCCGCTGCAATTGTTCCTGGGTTGGCTGTTGCTGGGGGTGGCGATGCCACTGGGGCTGTATGACGCTGCCTTCGCCACCCTGGTGCGGCTGCGCGGCGCGCAGGCGCGCGGCGGTATCGTCGGCATCACGCTGATTGCCGGGTTTGCCAGTTCCGTGAGTTGGCCGCTGTCGGCCTGGGGTGAGGTGCAGTTCGGCTGGCGCTGGGTCTGTGCCGGTTGGGCGGTGCTGCATCTCACGCTGGGGCTGGGCATTCACGCCTGGGCGGTGCCCAGTCTCAAGCGGGCCTTCGGTGTCGGTCAGTCGGACCCGGTCGGCAGTGAGGCGACCCATCGCGCCCCGCTGAGCGCCCTCATCCTGATTGCCGTGGCCTTCACCGCCAGCGGCTTCGTCTTCGCTGCCATGGCCACCCACTTGCCGGCGCTGCTGCGTGCCAGTGGCGCCGCCCCTGCCGTCGCCGTTGGCGCGGCCTCGCTGGTCGGTGTGGCGCAGGTGCTGGCACGGCTGGCCGAGGCCGGGGTGTTGCGACGCTGGCACCCCCTGGTGTCGGCGCATGTGGCGGCGGTGCTGCATCCCGTCGGTGCCGCGGTGTTGCTGGTCGCGGGCGCGCCCGCCGCCGTGCTGTTCGCCGTCTTTCATGGCGCCGGAATCGGCCTCATGACCATCGTCAAGGGCACGCTGCCCTTGGCGCTGTTCGGCGCCCAGGGGTTCGGTCGGCGCGGCGGCTGGCTGGAGGCGCCGGCGCGCGTCGCGCAGGCGCTGGCGCCGATTGCCTTTGGCCTCAGTCTCGACCGCTATGGCTTCGCCGCGCTGTGGTTGTCCTTCGGCATTGCGGTGGTGGGCGTGCTCGCCATCGGCCTTGCCGGTTTCATCGCCCATTCAACGAGCCGCGCCGATGCTGCGAACCCTCCCTGA
- a CDS encoding DUF2834 domain-containing protein produces the protein MNARTLLVAVLFLALSAVTVVALRDHGYVGLFQYQLASSAGWQVLLDLGVACVLGILWMVDDARRVGRNPWPYAAITLAFGSFGLLFYVLVGAFRRSPGAQYA, from the coding sequence ATGAATGCGCGAACCCTCCTGGTGGCGGTGTTGTTCCTCGCCCTGAGTGCGGTCACGGTGGTGGCGTTGCGGGACCACGGCTATGTCGGCCTGTTCCAGTACCAACTCGCCAGCTCGGCCGGTTGGCAGGTGCTGCTCGATTTGGGCGTGGCCTGCGTGCTCGGCATCCTGTGGATGGTCGATGATGCCCGCCGGGTCGGCCGCAACCCCTGGCCCTATGCCGCCATTACCCTGGCCTTCGGTTCCTTCGGGCTGCTGTTCTACGTGCTGGTCGGCGCGTTCCGCCGCAGCCCCGGAGCGCAGTACGCGTGA
- a CDS encoding helix-turn-helix domain-containing protein yields MNTAAATDQTTFGPLLREARRLRHLSQLDLALQAEVSQRHLSFLESGRAQPSRSMVAALAEALDLSMRERNRLLNSAGFAGIYPQRMLEAADMAPIREALDLMLRHHEPFPAIVVDRAWNLFSANAAMQRMLAAIDDVDALWARTCGDGPRNILKLTLHPQGLRPLILNLDEIVPPLLARTAREAMEHAEIQPVLDEVLAYPDLPRRFRQIDLAASRLPVLPTHFRLGGNDLRLFTTLTTFGTPLDVTTDELRVEALFPADDASRALLMALAQA; encoded by the coding sequence ATGAACACTGCTGCCGCAACCGACCAGACCACCTTCGGCCCGCTGCTACGGGAAGCCCGCCGGTTACGGCATCTGTCGCAGCTGGATCTGGCGCTGCAGGCCGAGGTGTCACAGCGCCATCTGAGCTTTCTCGAATCCGGCCGTGCACAACCCAGCCGCAGCATGGTCGCCGCCCTGGCAGAGGCGCTGGACCTGTCGATGCGCGAACGCAACCGGCTGCTCAATTCGGCGGGCTTTGCCGGCATCTATCCGCAACGCATGCTGGAGGCTGCCGACATGGCACCGATCCGCGAGGCGCTGGACTTGATGCTGCGACACCATGAGCCTTTCCCGGCCATCGTGGTGGACCGCGCCTGGAACCTGTTTTCCGCCAATGCTGCCATGCAGCGCATGCTGGCGGCCATTGATGATGTGGACGCCCTGTGGGCCCGCACCTGTGGCGATGGCCCGCGCAATATCCTCAAACTCACCCTGCACCCACAGGGCCTGCGCCCACTGATTCTCAACCTCGACGAGATCGTGCCGCCCCTGCTGGCACGCACCGCGCGGGAGGCCATGGAGCACGCGGAGATCCAGCCGGTACTCGACGAGGTGTTGGCCTATCCCGACCTGCCGCGGCGCTTCCGCCAGATCGATCTCGCCGCCAGCCGGCTGCCGGTGCTGCCCACCCATTTCCGCCTGGGCGGCAACGACTTGCGCCTGTTCACCACGCTGACCACCTTCGGCACGCCGCTGGATGTGACCACCGATGAACTACGGGTGGAGGCCCTGTTCCCGGCCGACGACGCCAGCCGTGCGTTGCTGATGGCGCTGGCGCAGGCCTGA
- a CDS encoding glycerophosphodiester phosphodiesterase, with product MTTPLTIIGHRGARGVAPENTLAGMEAALRLGVDGIEFDVQQHPDGELFLLHDLTLDRTTNGRGIATTLGFDALRRLDAGHGERIPTLDETLDLIDRRCLVNIELKTWNGCADAVARMLQQRLDAGWAADQFLVSSFHLPELLRFTAALPAVPVAALYCGIPLAGSEELRALGSRQAHLADEFVDADYVAAVRAAGGRCWAYTVNTADAAQRLTDLGISGIFTDHPERFLPIPVPHAPMSGVL from the coding sequence ATGACCACGCCGCTCACCATCATCGGCCATCGTGGCGCCCGTGGGGTCGCCCCGGAGAACACCCTGGCGGGGATGGAAGCGGCACTACGATTGGGCGTGGACGGCATCGAGTTCGATGTTCAGCAGCACCCAGATGGCGAGCTGTTTCTGCTGCATGACCTGACACTCGATCGAACCACCAACGGACGTGGTATCGCCACCACCCTGGGTTTCGATGCGCTGCGTCGGCTCGATGCCGGTCACGGCGAGCGGATCCCCACCCTCGACGAAACCCTCGACCTGATCGACCGCCGCTGCCTGGTCAATATCGAACTGAAGACCTGGAATGGCTGTGCCGATGCCGTCGCCCGAATGCTGCAACAGCGCCTCGATGCCGGCTGGGCGGCCGACCAGTTTCTGGTGTCGTCGTTCCACCTGCCGGAACTGCTGCGCTTCACCGCTGCACTGCCGGCCGTGCCGGTGGCGGCGCTCTATTGCGGCATCCCGCTCGCCGGGTCCGAGGAGCTGCGTGCGCTGGGCAGCCGACAGGCACATCTCGCCGACGAATTCGTCGATGCTGACTATGTTGCCGCCGTGCGGGCTGCGGGGGGCCGTTGCTGGGCCTATACGGTGAACACCGCCGACGCCGCGCAACGGCTGACGGACCTCGGTATCAGCGGCATCTTCACCGACCACCCGGAACGCTTTCTGCCGATTCCGGTGCCCCACGCCCCCATGTCCGGAGTGCTCTGA
- a CDS encoding type II toxin-antitoxin system death-on-curing family toxin: MEFLERETVLAIHDLQLARHGGLPGVRDDNMLESALARPRHLHHYSGGDVFALAASLAFGIARNHPFSDANKRTAWSACIAFMRLNQATIPKPAPDVVLTVVALAEGSLSEDDFAAWLRQSAAAAP, from the coding sequence ATGGAGTTTCTCGAGCGGGAGACGGTGCTCGCCATTCATGATCTGCAGCTCGCGCGGCACGGCGGGCTGCCGGGCGTACGCGACGACAACATGTTGGAGTCGGCGCTGGCGCGGCCACGGCATTTGCATCACTACAGTGGGGGCGACGTGTTTGCCCTTGCCGCCAGCCTGGCCTTCGGAATCGCCCGGAATCACCCGTTTTCGGATGCCAACAAGCGGACCGCCTGGAGTGCCTGTATCGCCTTTATGAGGCTGAACCAGGCGACCATTCCGAAGCCTGCCCCCGACGTTGTGCTGACCGTGGTCGCCCTCGCCGAGGGCAGCCTCTCCGAAGACGATTTCGCGGCCTGGTTGCGACAATCGGCGGCTGCGGCGCCCTGA
- the purT gene encoding formate-dependent phosphoribosylglycinamide formyltransferase — protein MTRIGTPLTGTATRVLLLGAGELGKEVVIELQRLGVEVIACDRYADAPAMQVAHRCHVFSMLDGERLREVIEAEQPHLIVPEIEAIHTPTLLALEAEGHTVVPTARAARLTMDREGIRRLAAEELGLPTSPYRFADTLADFEQAVAAIGMPCVVKPVMSSSGKGQSTIKSEADVRKAWDNAQSGGRTGAGRVIVEGFVDFDYEITLLTVRHRSAEGQVLTRFCAPIGHLQVDGDYRESWQPQPMSTKAQAAAERVGEAVTTALGGLGLFGVELFVKGDEVIFSEVSPRPHDTGLVTLISQDLSEFALHARAILGLPIPNIRARGPAASCALLLEGEGRGPVFTGIAEALTEADTQIRLFGKPEIQGKRRMGVTLALADSLEAARDKARRAAAAVRLTV, from the coding sequence ATGACCCGTATCGGAACGCCGCTGACCGGCACCGCCACCCGAGTGCTGCTGCTCGGAGCGGGCGAGCTGGGCAAGGAAGTCGTGATCGAGCTGCAACGGCTCGGTGTCGAGGTGATCGCCTGTGACCGCTATGCCGACGCGCCGGCGATGCAGGTGGCGCACCGCTGCCATGTGTTCTCGATGCTCGATGGCGAGCGGCTGCGCGAGGTGATCGAAGCCGAACAGCCACACCTTATCGTGCCCGAGATCGAGGCCATCCACACCCCGACCTTGTTGGCACTGGAAGCTGAAGGTCATACCGTGGTGCCGACGGCCCGCGCCGCCCGGCTCACCATGGACCGGGAAGGCATTCGTCGGCTGGCGGCCGAAGAACTGGGCCTGCCGACTTCGCCGTATCGCTTTGCCGACACGCTTGCCGACTTCGAGCAGGCAGTCGCGGCCATTGGTATGCCCTGCGTGGTCAAGCCGGTGATGTCGTCGTCCGGCAAGGGCCAAAGCACGATCAAGTCCGAGGCGGACGTTCGCAAGGCCTGGGACAACGCCCAAAGCGGAGGTCGAACCGGTGCCGGCCGCGTCATCGTCGAAGGCTTCGTCGACTTCGACTACGAGATCACCCTGCTCACCGTTCGCCACCGGAGTGCCGAGGGTCAGGTGTTGACCCGCTTCTGCGCCCCCATCGGCCACCTGCAGGTGGACGGCGACTATCGCGAGTCCTGGCAACCGCAGCCGATGAGCACCAAGGCGCAGGCGGCGGCCGAGCGGGTCGGCGAGGCCGTCACCACTGCGCTGGGCGGGTTGGGGCTGTTCGGAGTGGAACTGTTCGTCAAGGGTGACGAGGTCATCTTCAGTGAGGTGTCGCCGCGGCCGCACGACACCGGGCTGGTGACGCTGATCTCGCAGGACCTGTCCGAGTTCGCGCTGCATGCGCGCGCCATTCTCGGGCTGCCCATCCCCAACATCCGCGCTCGCGGGCCGGCGGCCAGTTGTGCGCTGTTGCTGGAAGGCGAGGGCCGCGGCCCGGTGTTCACCGGTATCGCCGAAGCGCTCACCGAGGCCGACACCCAGATCCGCCTGTTCGGCAAGCCGGAGATTCAGGGCAAGCGGCGCATGGGCGTCACCCTGGCGCTGGCCGACAGCCTGGAGGCGGCGCGGGACAAGGCTCGCCGCGCGGCGGCGGCGGTGCGTTTGACGGTGTAA
- the arsH gene encoding arsenical resistance protein ArsH, with protein sequence MLRTLPDPHHLPALDPRVVQADLAGRLGAAPGHPPRVLLLYGSLRPVSYSRLLVEEAARLLIHFGCEVRIFDPAGLPQPDSPEAAGHPEVEELRALSLWSEAQVWCSPERHGAITAVLKNQIDHIPLAMGAVRPTQGRTLAVMQVSGGSQSFNAVNTLRLLGRWMRMITIPNQSSVAQAWQEFDAQGRMKPSAYYERVVDVMEELVKFTLLTRHHDEALVDRYSERRAALLKAEAAASRLARASGAAA encoded by the coding sequence ATGCTGCGAACCCTCCCTGATCCCCACCATCTGCCCGCCCTCGATCCCCGGGTGGTGCAGGCCGATCTCGCCGGCCGTTTGGGGGCTGCCCCCGGTCATCCGCCGCGGGTGTTGCTGCTCTACGGATCGCTGCGGCCGGTGTCCTATTCGCGGCTGCTGGTGGAGGAAGCGGCGCGACTGCTGATCCACTTCGGTTGCGAGGTGCGCATCTTCGATCCCGCCGGCCTGCCGCAGCCCGACAGCCCGGAGGCGGCCGGCCATCCCGAAGTGGAAGAACTGCGCGCCCTGTCACTGTGGTCGGAGGCGCAGGTGTGGTGCAGTCCCGAGCGCCATGGCGCCATCACCGCGGTGCTGAAGAATCAGATCGACCATATCCCCTTGGCGATGGGAGCGGTGCGGCCGACCCAGGGCCGCACGCTGGCGGTGATGCAGGTCAGCGGCGGCTCCCAGAGTTTCAACGCGGTGAACACGCTGCGGTTGCTGGGGCGCTGGATGCGCATGATCACCATCCCCAATCAATCCTCTGTGGCCCAGGCCTGGCAGGAGTTTGACGCCCAGGGGCGGATGAAACCCTCGGCCTACTACGAGCGGGTGGTCGACGTGATGGAGGAGTTGGTGAAGTTCACTTTGCTCACCCGCCACCATGACGAGGCACTGGTCGACCGCTACAGCGAACGCCGTGCGGCGCTGCTGAAGGCCGAAGCGGCCGCCAGCCGTCTGGCACGCGCGTCCGGGGCCGCGGCATAA
- a CDS encoding DUF2939 domain-containing protein codes for MKKLALVVVVLLLAWAVAAPYLTVYRMKVAADARDGEALSQHIDFPSVRQSFKDQLNARMLGEAKPGEQGSGLKALGASFAGVVVDRMVDAYVTPAAIGEMMRGAPADAPAPTRDESPSPPPDAEQAPLADARMGYRGLSRFVIEVEERQKGETAQFVLRRRGLGWQLTEILLP; via the coding sequence ATGAAAAAGCTTGCCCTTGTTGTCGTCGTCCTCTTGCTTGCCTGGGCGGTCGCCGCGCCCTACCTCACGGTGTACCGGATGAAGGTGGCCGCAGACGCTCGGGACGGTGAAGCCCTGTCCCAGCACATCGATTTTCCCAGCGTACGACAGAGCTTCAAGGACCAACTCAACGCGCGCATGCTCGGCGAGGCGAAGCCGGGTGAGCAGGGCAGTGGCCTGAAGGCCTTGGGCGCCAGTTTTGCCGGCGTTGTGGTGGACCGCATGGTCGACGCTTACGTTACCCCTGCTGCCATCGGCGAGATGATGCGGGGTGCCCCCGCCGATGCCCCTGCGCCGACGCGCGACGAATCGCCGTCGCCACCGCCGGACGCAGAGCAGGCGCCGCTTGCCGATGCCCGTATGGGGTACCGGGGGCTGAGTCGCTTCGTGATCGAAGTGGAAGAGCGTCAGAAGGGCGAGACCGCCCAGTTCGTCTTGCGCCGACGCGGCCTCGGCTGGCAGCTCACCGAGATTCTGCTGCCATAA
- the pyk gene encoding pyruvate kinase translates to MKRKTKIVATMGPATDQPGVLERLIAAGVDVFRINFSHGKTAEHAARIEQARAIATQQGRDVGILCDLQGPKIRIENFADGAVELVEGQPFALDTALGAAAGDASVVGCAYQQLPDDVAAGDTLLLNDGAIALRVEKVGGSRVDCTVTQGGMLSGRKGINKLGGGLSAPALTDEDLANIRYAAEWKADFLAVSFPRTADDITRARDLLQAAGGDAWIVAKIERAEALEHLEDILKAADVAMVARGDLGVEIGEAELPGVQKRIITLSRELNRAVITATQMMESMITQPIPTRAEVLDVANAVIDGTDAVMLSAETATGRHPVRAVEHMGRICIAAERQLTPERANSRISQHFRRTDEAIAMATMFTARFMHADAIVALTESGATALLMSRINSTTPIYAMTRHPSTRARMTVCRGVFTVDFAPTNLDTSKPVGEAIQVLVDRGDLENGQRALVTKGDFSGPGGTNTMKIVTVGE, encoded by the coding sequence ATGAAACGCAAAACCAAGATTGTCGCCACCATGGGCCCCGCCACCGATCAGCCTGGCGTGCTGGAACGCCTGATCGCGGCCGGGGTGGATGTCTTTCGCATCAATTTTTCGCATGGCAAGACAGCCGAGCATGCGGCCCGCATCGAGCAAGCGCGCGCCATTGCGACACAACAAGGGCGTGACGTCGGCATCCTCTGCGACCTGCAGGGGCCGAAGATCCGTATCGAGAACTTCGCTGACGGCGCGGTCGAACTGGTCGAGGGCCAACCGTTCGCGCTCGATACCGCGCTGGGTGCCGCGGCCGGTGATGCCAGCGTCGTCGGCTGCGCCTACCAGCAACTGCCGGACGATGTGGCGGCAGGCGACACGCTGCTGCTCAACGATGGCGCCATCGCGCTGCGGGTGGAGAAGGTGGGCGGCAGCCGGGTGGATTGCACTGTGACCCAGGGCGGGATGCTCTCGGGTCGCAAGGGCATCAACAAGCTCGGCGGCGGACTGTCGGCGCCGGCGCTGACCGACGAGGACCTGGCGAACATCCGCTACGCCGCCGAGTGGAAGGCCGACTTTCTGGCCGTCTCGTTTCCGCGTACCGCCGACGACATCACCCGCGCCCGCGATCTGTTGCAGGCCGCGGGCGGCGACGCCTGGATCGTCGCCAAGATCGAACGCGCCGAAGCGTTGGAGCATCTCGAAGACATCCTCAAGGCTGCCGACGTCGCGATGGTGGCCCGTGGCGACCTCGGGGTCGAGATCGGCGAAGCCGAACTGCCGGGGGTGCAGAAGCGCATCATCACCCTGTCGCGCGAGCTCAACCGTGCGGTGATCACCGCCACCCAGATGATGGAATCGATGATCACCCAGCCGATCCCGACCCGCGCCGAAGTACTGGACGTGGCCAACGCGGTCATCGACGGCACCGACGCGGTGATGCTGTCGGCCGAAACCGCTACCGGCCGCCACCCGGTGCGCGCGGTGGAACACATGGGGCGCATCTGTATTGCTGCCGAGCGCCAGCTCACGCCGGAGCGCGCCAACAGCCGCATCAGCCAGCATTTCCGCCGGACCGATGAAGCCATTGCGATGGCCACCATGTTCACCGCGCGCTTCATGCACGCCGATGCCATCGTGGCCCTCACGGAATCCGGCGCCACCGCGCTGTTGATGAGCCGGATCAATTCAACCACGCCGATCTATGCGATGACCCGACATCCCAGCACCCGCGCTCGGATGACGGTGTGTCGCGGCGTGTTCACGGTTGACTTCGCGCCCACCAACCTCGACACCTCGAAGCCGGTGGGCGAGGCGATTCAGGTGCTGGTCGACCGCGGTGATCTGGAAAACGGACAGCGGGCGCTGGTCACCAAGGGCGACTTCAGCGGGCCGGGGGGCACCAACACCATGAAGATCGTCACCGTCGGCGAATGA
- the typA gene encoding translational GTPase TypA produces MSIKNLRNIAIIAHVDHGKTTLVDKLLRQSQTLDARENLGERIMDSNDLERERGITILAKNTAIRWLDKRDGTEYRINIVDTPGHADFGGEVERVLSMVDSVCLLVDAADGPMPQTRFVTQKAFALGLKPIVVVNKIDRPGARAHWVMDQVFDLFDRLGATDEQLDFTTVFASALNGYAGDNPDIREGNMDFLFQTVVDQVRPPQVDVDGPFQMQVISLAYSSYVGVIGTGRISRGRIKPNSPVSVVGRDGTVRQARVLQVLGFMGLDKMEVDEAQAGDIIALTGIDELGISETVCDAKAPEGLPTLQVDEPTMTMIFEVNKSPFAGKEGKFVTSRQIYERLLKELKTNVALRVDPGDSPDQFRVSGRGLLHLSVLLENMRREGFEIAVARPQVITKTVDGVLHEPYEILVADVEETHQGGVIQGLAERGGKMVNMVPDGKGRVRLEYTISSRGLIGFRTEFINNTGGSGLLFHNFDHFGPAGENKDVGQRYNGVLLSNEQGKAVAYALFNLQDRGAMIASHGDEVYEGQIVGIHSRDNDLVVNVLKGKKLTNMRASGSDENVVLTPPKTFSLEQALEFINDDELVELTPESIRLRKKYLKEHERKRADRAA; encoded by the coding sequence ATGAGCATCAAAAACCTCCGCAACATCGCCATCATCGCCCACGTCGACCACGGTAAAACCACCCTGGTGGACAAGCTCCTGCGTCAGTCGCAGACGCTCGACGCCCGCGAAAACCTCGGCGAGCGGATCATGGACTCCAACGATCTGGAGCGTGAGCGCGGCATCACCATCCTCGCCAAGAACACTGCCATCCGCTGGCTGGACAAGCGCGACGGCACCGAATACCGCATCAACATCGTCGACACCCCGGGCCACGCCGACTTCGGTGGTGAGGTCGAGCGGGTGCTCTCCATGGTCGACTCCGTCTGCCTGCTGGTGGACGCCGCCGATGGCCCCATGCCGCAGACCCGCTTCGTTACCCAGAAGGCCTTCGCTCTGGGCCTGAAGCCGATCGTGGTGGTTAACAAGATCGACCGCCCCGGTGCCCGTGCACATTGGGTGATGGACCAGGTGTTCGACCTGTTCGACCGCCTCGGCGCCACTGACGAACAGCTCGACTTCACCACCGTCTTTGCCAGTGCCCTCAACGGCTATGCCGGGGACAACCCCGACATCCGCGAAGGCAACATGGACTTTCTGTTCCAGACCGTGGTCGATCAGGTGCGCCCGCCGCAGGTGGACGTCGACGGTCCGTTCCAGATGCAGGTGATCAGCCTCGCCTACAGCAGTTACGTGGGCGTGATCGGCACCGGCCGTATCTCGCGTGGCCGTATCAAGCCCAACAGCCCGGTGTCGGTGGTCGGCCGTGACGGCACGGTCCGCCAGGCGCGGGTGCTGCAGGTGCTGGGGTTCATGGGGCTCGACAAGATGGAAGTCGACGAGGCCCAGGCGGGCGACATCATCGCCCTCACCGGTATCGACGAGCTCGGCATCTCCGAAACCGTCTGCGACGCCAAGGCGCCGGAAGGCCTGCCCACCCTGCAGGTGGACGAGCCGACCATGACCATGATCTTCGAGGTCAACAAGTCACCCTTCGCCGGCAAGGAAGGCAAGTTCGTCACCAGCCGCCAGATCTACGAGCGCCTGCTCAAGGAACTGAAAACCAATGTGGCGTTGCGGGTCGATCCGGGCGATTCTCCCGACCAGTTCCGGGTTTCCGGGCGCGGCCTGCTGCATCTGTCGGTGCTGCTGGAAAACATGCGCCGCGAAGGTTTCGAGATCGCCGTGGCGCGTCCGCAGGTCATCACCAAGACGGTGGATGGCGTGCTGCACGAGCCCTATGAAATTCTCGTTGCCGACGTCGAGGAAACCCACCAGGGGGGTGTCATCCAGGGGCTCGCCGAGCGCGGCGGCAAGATGGTCAACATGGTGCCGGACGGCAAGGGCCGCGTGCGCCTCGAATACACCATCAGCTCCCGCGGGCTGATCGGTTTCCGCACCGAGTTCATCAACAACACCGGCGGCTCCGGCCTGCTGTTCCACAACTTCGACCATTTCGGCCCGGCCGGCGAGAACAAGGATGTCGGCCAGCGCTACAACGGCGTGCTGCTGTCCAACGAGCAGGGCAAGGCCGTCGCCTATGCGTTGTTCAACCTGCAGGACCGCGGCGCGATGATCGCCAGCCACGGCGACGAGGTCTACGAAGGCCAGATCGTCGGCATTCATTCCCGCGACAACGACCTCGTCGTCAACGTGCTCAAGGGCAAGAAGCTCACCAACATGCGCGCCTCCGGCTCGGATGAGAACGTGGTGCTGACGCCGCCCAAGACCTTCTCGTTGGAGCAGGCGCTGGAATTCATCAACGACGACGAGTTGGTGGAACTGACGCCGGAAAGCATTCGCCTGCGCAAGAAGTATCTCAAGGAACACGAGCGCAAGCGGGCCGATCGCGCGGCCTGA
- a CDS encoding glutathione S-transferase family protein → MIELYTAPTPNGHKVSILLEELALPYQVVPIDLMKGDQKQPGYVALNPNGRIPTIVDRDNDDFAVFESGAILLYLAERHGRFLPTAAKARSVAIQWLMFQMGGLGPMQGQANVFFRYFPEKIQPAIDRYQNETRRLYTVLDQRLQQAPWLAGDDYSIADIASFPWVNIHSWAGVPLAGLDALIAWRDRIRERPAVQKGLAVPGNVPPERLLDAAKKILQR, encoded by the coding sequence ATGATCGAGCTGTACACCGCCCCGACGCCCAACGGCCACAAGGTCTCCATCCTGCTGGAGGAACTGGCGCTGCCCTACCAGGTGGTGCCGATTGACCTGATGAAGGGCGACCAGAAGCAGCCGGGCTATGTCGCGCTCAACCCCAACGGCCGCATCCCCACCATCGTCGACCGCGACAACGACGACTTCGCGGTATTCGAGAGTGGCGCCATCCTGCTCTACCTGGCGGAACGCCATGGTCGGTTTCTGCCGACGGCGGCGAAAGCGCGTTCGGTCGCCATTCAGTGGCTGATGTTCCAGATGGGTGGGCTCGGCCCCATGCAGGGGCAAGCCAATGTGTTCTTCCGCTACTTCCCCGAGAAGATCCAGCCCGCCATCGACCGCTACCAGAACGAGACACGCCGTCTCTACACTGTGCTCGACCAGCGCCTGCAGCAGGCGCCCTGGCTGGCGGGAGACGACTACAGCATTGCCGACATCGCCAGCTTTCCCTGGGTGAACATCCACAGTTGGGCCGGCGTGCCGCTGGCCGGGCTCGACGCCCTCATCGCCTGGCGCGACCGTATTCGCGAACGTCCAGCCGTGCAGAAAGGGCTGGCTGTCCCCGGCAATGTGCCGCCAGAGCGGCTGCTGGATGCGGCGAAGAAGATCCTGCAGCGGTGA